The proteins below come from a single Crossiella sp. CA-258035 genomic window:
- a CDS encoding DUF3159 domain-containing protein, producing MNLSLLTRRSLSLFSAIGGWRTVAEGVVSRALFLLAYLLTGQVPASALVAVGGVFVLAVVRLCTGGKVWQPAIGLIVVGVSALLAGSTGHAVDFYLTTVLLQASGGVLFLASMLMRWPAIGLVLGTVRGDRLAWRRDRGQRRRYYVCTAVFLAKFAIATAVLVPLYLAGAVIPLGIAATLLGGAPAVGVCVYLCWRILRNDPQPSW from the coding sequence ATGAACCTCAGCCTGCTGACGCGGAGGTCCCTCTCGTTGTTCAGCGCGATCGGCGGTTGGCGCACGGTCGCCGAAGGCGTCGTGTCGCGAGCGCTGTTCCTCCTCGCGTACCTGCTGACCGGGCAGGTGCCGGCGTCCGCGCTGGTCGCGGTCGGTGGCGTGTTCGTGCTGGCCGTGGTGCGGCTGTGCACCGGCGGCAAGGTGTGGCAGCCGGCGATCGGGTTGATCGTGGTCGGCGTGTCCGCGCTGCTGGCCGGGAGCACTGGACACGCGGTCGACTTCTACCTCACCACCGTCCTCTTGCAGGCAAGCGGTGGCGTGCTGTTCCTGGCGTCCATGCTCATGCGATGGCCGGCGATCGGGTTGGTGCTGGGCACGGTGCGCGGTGACCGTCTCGCCTGGCGACGCGATCGCGGGCAGCGGCGGCGCTACTACGTGTGCACGGCGGTGTTCCTGGCCAAGTTCGCCATCGCCACAGCGGTGCTGGTGCCGCTGTACCTGGCCGGAGCGGTGATCCCGCTCGGGATCGCCGCCACGCTGCTGGGCGGTGCGCCCGCGGTCGGCGTGTGCGTCTACCTGTGCTGGCGAATCCTCCGCAACGACCCACAGCCCTCCTGGTAG